The following proteins are encoded in a genomic region of Methylibium petroleiphilum PM1:
- a CDS encoding PAS domain-containing sensor histidine kinase — translation MADVDAPVVPTPLASRWRRLLPWALLVLLLGVAQTLLLALTVQHENNREQERVEMAAASAAANVRQLLLRDVQSLQALLWNDPQPAQWRSDAADLLRARREMLRIEWRSGANVIETAADSPYGGPLFVSLARSDLDLDTQAACADAQRLAAPAWSRSYFVPQPGGLGVEVIDVCLPIGPNGERGAMVATLALGGVIDEAVAPELARSHELSFVEGDGTRLARGGLTRGAGIYVTERLVNLSSLTLALRLDSAAGAPRLIPNVATSLVLGLSLALAAVVALLARDVRRRAAAEQRLGEELTLRRAMEDSLVTGLRARDRQGRVTYVNPAFCKMVGFSAEQLVGQTTPPYWPPEMLSAYEARQVQRMAQGVPAHESRDGFETTFMRAGGERFPVLIFEAPLVGPDGLQSGWMSAVLDLSAQRRVEERARQQQEQLQATARLASVGEMASLLSHELNQPLAAIASYATGSLNLIDDAGERPDPPSLAMIREATQHIAEQAERAGRVIRSVHDFVRRREQSRESLSCDQLVEAVMPLLRLQARKCGARIEFEFGSPPPRVVCDRTMVEQVLLNLTRNALQAMVGEPAERRVVRLGARTHGAWVRLSVTDHGPGIEPEVAARLFTPFFTTKAEGMGLGLSLCRTVVEQHGGALDFTTLRDGEGRVRGTCFEFTLPAAGPASSPAAAPPGVLDGVSA, via the coding sequence ATGGCCGATGTCGATGCCCCCGTCGTGCCCACGCCGCTCGCTTCACGCTGGCGGCGACTGTTGCCGTGGGCGCTGCTCGTGCTATTGCTGGGCGTGGCCCAGACACTGCTGCTGGCACTGACGGTGCAGCACGAGAACAACCGCGAGCAGGAGCGAGTGGAGATGGCCGCCGCCTCGGCCGCGGCCAACGTGCGGCAGCTGCTCCTGCGCGACGTGCAGAGTCTGCAGGCCCTGCTGTGGAACGATCCGCAACCCGCCCAATGGCGCTCCGACGCGGCCGACCTGCTGCGTGCGCGGCGCGAGATGCTGCGCATCGAATGGCGCAGTGGCGCCAACGTGATCGAGACGGCCGCCGATTCGCCCTACGGTGGGCCGCTGTTCGTCAGCCTGGCGCGCAGTGACCTCGATCTGGACACGCAGGCCGCGTGTGCCGACGCGCAGCGGCTGGCGGCGCCGGCCTGGTCACGCAGCTACTTCGTGCCTCAGCCCGGCGGACTCGGGGTCGAGGTGATCGACGTCTGCCTGCCGATCGGTCCGAATGGCGAGCGCGGCGCGATGGTGGCCACGCTGGCGCTCGGCGGGGTGATCGACGAAGCCGTCGCGCCTGAACTGGCGCGCAGCCACGAGCTGTCGTTCGTCGAAGGTGACGGTACGCGCCTGGCGCGCGGAGGGCTGACGCGCGGAGCCGGCATCTATGTCACCGAGCGCCTGGTCAACCTGTCGAGCCTCACGCTGGCGTTGCGGCTCGACAGCGCGGCCGGCGCGCCGCGACTGATCCCCAACGTGGCGACCTCGCTGGTGCTCGGCCTCTCGCTTGCGCTGGCGGCGGTGGTGGCGTTGCTGGCGCGCGACGTGCGTCGCCGCGCGGCGGCGGAGCAGCGTCTCGGTGAGGAACTGACGCTGCGACGCGCGATGGAGGACTCGCTGGTGACCGGCCTGCGCGCGCGTGACCGGCAGGGCCGCGTCACCTACGTCAATCCGGCCTTCTGCAAGATGGTGGGCTTCAGTGCCGAGCAGCTGGTCGGGCAGACCACACCGCCCTACTGGCCGCCCGAGATGCTCAGCGCCTACGAGGCGCGCCAGGTGCAGCGCATGGCGCAGGGCGTGCCGGCGCACGAGTCGCGCGACGGATTCGAGACCACTTTCATGCGCGCTGGCGGTGAGCGCTTCCCGGTGCTGATCTTCGAGGCGCCGCTGGTGGGTCCCGACGGGCTGCAGAGCGGCTGGATGAGTGCGGTGCTCGATCTCAGCGCGCAGCGCCGCGTCGAGGAGCGCGCGCGCCAGCAGCAGGAGCAGCTGCAGGCCACCGCCCGGCTTGCCAGCGTCGGCGAGATGGCCTCGCTGCTGAGCCACGAGCTCAATCAGCCGCTCGCGGCCATTGCCAGTTACGCGACCGGCTCGCTGAACCTGATCGACGATGCCGGCGAGCGACCCGATCCGCCGAGCTTGGCGATGATCCGCGAGGCCACGCAGCACATCGCCGAGCAGGCCGAGCGCGCCGGCCGCGTCATCCGCAGCGTGCACGACTTCGTGCGTCGCCGCGAGCAGAGCCGCGAGAGCCTGAGCTGCGACCAGCTCGTGGAGGCGGTGATGCCGCTGCTGCGCCTGCAGGCGCGCAAGTGCGGCGCGCGCATCGAGTTCGAGTTCGGCAGCCCGCCACCGCGTGTCGTGTGCGACCGCACGATGGTCGAGCAGGTGCTGCTCAACCTGACCCGTAACGCGCTGCAGGCAATGGTGGGCGAGCCGGCGGAGCGCCGCGTGGTGCGGCTCGGCGCCCGCACCCACGGCGCCTGGGTGCGGCTGAGCGTGACCGATCACGGCCCCGGCATCGAGCCCGAGGTCGCAGCCCGGCTGTTCACGCCCTTCTTCACCACCAAGGCCGAAGGGATGGGGCTGGGCCTGAGCCTGTGCCGGACGGTCGTCGAGCAGCACGGCGGGGCGCTCGACTTCACGACGCTGCGCGACGGCGAGGGCCGCGTGCGCGGCACCTGTTTCGAGTTCACACTTCCGGCTGCCGG